A window of the Amycolatopsis solani genome harbors these coding sequences:
- a CDS encoding NACHT domain-containing protein: MSLEASAIALTTAVVKAAAKIWLGDRPIAADATAKVFDLLEKQVTGLNDRRKIRLLFTNLESRVADRLLPFVDVEFRALPEHERAAAVDAVRETFDRAALTDDDLFATDLDAAFLYRYLRRTVPGVTALLPADGTELYKRVLRECCAYLVQVTSTLPRFQPGALVEVLRRETEILEAVRNVLASLPERRHPDDFAADFRRQVVTALDRMALYGAGLTDATRLYPLSVAYLSLSVTSEEDAAAGDRIEHVLPQTSRILLRGEAGSGKTTLLQWLAVQCASRRLRDVDGWEDLEPFLVRLRRFSDAPLPAPERFLDEVGRHIADEMPLGWVQQRLRRGNGVLLVDGLDEVPDDRRREVREWLRELVVAFPRARFVVTTRPAAVTPDWLHHEGFTEVRLQPMTRRDVRTFVTRWHRALPGEALDAERDALLAAIGSRSALRRLAENPLLCALLCALHHEGNGRLPDNRMELYDVALRMLLDSRDVERRIEASVRLSLTEKLVLLRHLAYWLVRNGHTDATAAAAERRIEAKLRSMGQIEVTPRTVFRHLLDRGGVLREPVPGRIDFVHRTFQEYLAAQAAVEEDDIGILTANAHLDEWHEVVVLAAGHAHPTQRERLLDGILDWDVDEPRRLKLDLVALACLETSPELNERVRNEIEDRASTLIPPTTFEQAEALAATGEFVLDLLADCEPSDPDAEAATVHAIALIGGPGALELLSRYDGPQDAGVVDELLKARSRFEPAEFAERVLADLPIEYLFVGDPADLAGLEHVQQLEYLDCWFEEPHGDLGFARKLPGLKGLEVGDPAGFDVRSLVGTSLERITLCGDPPESTDLGPLAEIPTLRTILAEVDTHGWARLAELPNLEHLKLSDIEDVARLAELAGLSHLPGLDLDWAPDLEDLRPLSFLDRPSGLGFRNCPRLQDVDALFGWADSLTKLSFANCPAVDLTVLPSLTRLRLVQLMDTSMPDLGLLAGLDALRHLTLHGPDEIDLTPLAGRPDLEVHVSADVRLLGEESLGPGSHVERIGGRRTK, translated from the coding sequence GTGAGCCTCGAAGCCTCGGCGATCGCGCTGACCACAGCGGTGGTGAAGGCCGCCGCGAAGATCTGGCTCGGCGACCGTCCGATCGCCGCCGACGCGACCGCGAAGGTGTTCGACCTGTTGGAGAAGCAGGTCACCGGCCTCAACGACCGCCGCAAGATCCGGCTGTTGTTCACCAACCTGGAGTCCCGCGTCGCGGACCGGCTGCTGCCGTTCGTCGACGTCGAGTTCCGCGCACTGCCGGAGCACGAGCGGGCCGCGGCCGTCGACGCGGTGCGCGAGACGTTCGACCGCGCCGCACTGACCGACGACGACCTGTTCGCGACCGACCTCGACGCGGCGTTCTTGTACCGCTACCTGCGCCGGACCGTTCCCGGCGTCACCGCGCTCCTGCCGGCCGACGGAACCGAGCTCTACAAGCGGGTGCTGCGGGAATGCTGCGCGTACTTGGTGCAGGTGACGAGTACCTTGCCCCGCTTCCAGCCCGGCGCGCTGGTGGAGGTGCTCCGTCGCGAGACGGAGATCCTCGAAGCGGTCCGGAACGTCCTGGCCTCGTTGCCGGAACGCCGTCACCCGGACGACTTCGCCGCCGACTTCCGCCGCCAGGTGGTCACGGCCCTCGACCGGATGGCCCTGTACGGCGCGGGCCTGACCGACGCGACCCGGCTGTACCCGCTGTCGGTCGCCTACTTGAGCCTGAGCGTCACTTCGGAGGAGGACGCCGCGGCCGGCGACCGGATCGAGCACGTCCTGCCACAGACGTCGCGGATCCTCCTGCGCGGCGAAGCGGGTTCCGGCAAGACGACGCTCCTGCAGTGGCTGGCCGTGCAGTGCGCGAGCCGTCGCCTCCGGGACGTCGACGGCTGGGAGGACCTGGAGCCGTTCCTGGTGCGGCTGCGGCGCTTCAGCGACGCCCCGCTACCGGCGCCGGAGCGCTTCCTCGACGAGGTCGGCAGGCACATCGCCGACGAGATGCCGCTCGGCTGGGTGCAGCAACGCCTGCGCCGAGGCAACGGCGTCCTGCTCGTCGACGGCCTCGACGAGGTCCCGGACGACCGGCGCCGTGAAGTGCGCGAGTGGCTCCGCGAGCTCGTCGTCGCGTTCCCGCGCGCCCGGTTCGTGGTGACCACCCGCCCGGCGGCGGTGACCCCGGATTGGCTTCACCACGAGGGTTTCACCGAAGTGCGGCTCCAGCCGATGACTCGGCGGGACGTCCGCACGTTCGTGACGCGCTGGCACCGCGCGCTGCCGGGCGAAGCGCTCGACGCCGAGCGTGACGCCCTGCTCGCGGCCATCGGCTCGCGAAGCGCGTTGCGGCGGCTCGCCGAGAACCCGTTGCTGTGCGCGCTCTTGTGCGCCCTGCACCACGAAGGCAATGGGCGCCTGCCGGACAACCGCATGGAGCTCTACGACGTCGCGCTGCGCATGCTGCTCGACAGCCGCGACGTCGAGCGGCGGATCGAAGCGAGCGTCCGCCTTTCACTGACCGAGAAACTGGTGCTGCTGCGGCACCTCGCGTACTGGCTGGTCCGCAACGGCCACACGGACGCCACCGCCGCCGCCGCCGAACGCCGCATCGAGGCGAAGCTGCGATCGATGGGTCAGATCGAAGTCACCCCGCGCACGGTGTTCCGCCACCTCCTCGACCGCGGCGGAGTGCTCCGCGAACCGGTCCCCGGCCGCATCGACTTCGTCCACCGCACGTTCCAGGAGTACCTCGCCGCGCAGGCGGCGGTCGAAGAGGACGACATCGGCATCCTGACCGCCAACGCACACCTGGACGAGTGGCACGAAGTAGTGGTGCTGGCCGCGGGCCACGCCCATCCCACGCAACGCGAACGACTCCTGGACGGCATCCTCGACTGGGACGTCGACGAACCCCGGCGACTGAAGCTAGACCTGGTCGCGCTGGCCTGCTTGGAGACCTCGCCGGAGTTGAACGAGAGGGTGCGCAACGAGATCGAAGACCGGGCGAGCACCCTGATCCCACCGACGACTTTCGAACAAGCGGAAGCGCTGGCGGCCACGGGCGAATTCGTACTGGACCTCCTCGCCGACTGCGAGCCCTCCGACCCCGATGCGGAGGCGGCGACCGTCCACGCGATCGCTTTGATCGGCGGCCCGGGCGCGTTGGAGCTGCTGTCCCGCTACGACGGGCCGCAGGACGCGGGCGTCGTGGACGAGTTGCTCAAGGCCCGGAGCCGCTTCGAACCGGCCGAATTCGCCGAACGCGTGCTGGCCGATCTGCCGATCGAGTACCTGTTCGTCGGTGACCCGGCGGACTTGGCCGGTCTGGAACACGTGCAGCAGCTCGAATACCTCGACTGCTGGTTCGAGGAGCCACACGGCGACCTCGGTTTCGCCCGGAAGCTACCTGGGCTGAAGGGGCTCGAGGTCGGCGATCCCGCCGGGTTCGACGTGCGCTCGCTGGTCGGCACCTCGCTGGAACGCATCACCCTGTGCGGCGACCCGCCCGAGTCGACCGACCTCGGGCCGCTCGCCGAGATCCCCACCCTGCGCACCATCCTCGCCGAGGTGGACACGCACGGCTGGGCGCGGCTGGCCGAGCTGCCGAACCTCGAACACCTCAAGCTGAGCGACATCGAGGACGTCGCCCGGCTCGCGGAGCTGGCCGGGCTGTCCCACCTGCCCGGGCTGGACCTCGACTGGGCGCCGGACCTCGAAGACCTGCGCCCCTTGTCCTTTTTGGACCGGCCGAGCGGACTGGGCTTCCGGAACTGCCCCCGGCTCCAGGACGTCGATGCGCTTTTCGGCTGGGCCGACAGCCTGACCAAGCTCAGCTTCGCCAACTGTCCCGCCGTGGACCTGACCGTGCTCCCTTCGCTGACCCGACTCCGGCTGGTGCAACTCATGGACACCTCGATGCCGGACCTCGGGCTGCTGGCCGGACTCGACGCATTGCGGCACCTGACCCTGCACGGTCCCGACGAGATCGACCTGACACCCCTCGCCGGGCGGCCCGATCTCGAAGTGCACGTGAGCGCGGACGTCCGGCTCCTCGGCGAGGAGTCGCTGGGTCCGGGGAGCCACGTCGAGCGGATCGGCGGCCGCCGCACGAAGTAG
- a CDS encoding cysteine hydrolase family protein: MRAVLAVIDLQNVFADPASAWFTPRFAEVVPPIHRLVAAFGDDVVFTRFVAPSIPEGAWKQYYAQWPFALQPPDAPLYQVISDFQPPSTVDATTFGKWTPRLATRVGGARLVLAGVSTDCCVLSTALAAADAGVSVTVVSDACAGVDDESHAKALDIMRLYGPLVKVATTEEVLG, from the coding sequence GTGAGAGCGGTCCTGGCGGTCATCGACCTGCAGAACGTCTTCGCCGACCCGGCGAGCGCGTGGTTCACCCCCCGCTTCGCCGAGGTGGTCCCCCCGATCCACCGCCTGGTGGCGGCATTCGGCGACGACGTCGTGTTCACGCGATTCGTCGCGCCTTCGATTCCGGAAGGGGCGTGGAAGCAGTACTACGCGCAGTGGCCCTTCGCCCTGCAACCACCGGACGCACCGCTGTACCAAGTGATCTCCGACTTCCAACCGCCGTCCACAGTGGACGCGACAACGTTCGGCAAGTGGACCCCGCGCCTGGCCACCCGCGTAGGCGGCGCACGCCTGGTCCTGGCGGGCGTATCGACGGACTGCTGCGTCCTGTCGACAGCCCTGGCCGCGGCAGACGCGGGCGTCTCGGTGACCGTAGTGTCCGACGCGTGCGCGGGCGTGGACGACGAAAGCCACGCAAAGGCGCTGGACATCATGCGGCTCTACGGCCCGCTGGTGAAGGTGGCCACGACGGAGGAGGTGCTGGGCTAA
- a CDS encoding purine-cytosine permease family protein, whose protein sequence is MSGSRKLEVETNGLDVIDDAERRGRPRQLFWPWFGANVSVLGLSYGSFTLGFGISFWQALVAGVVGILFSFLLCGFIAIAGKRGSAPTMLLSRAAFGVRGNRLPSAISWLLTVGWETVLTALATLATATVFDRLGWGGGTVTKVVALVVVAALTVAAGVLGFDAIMKLQTWITWITGVLTVVYVVLVAGDVHWEAVSALPSGSAQQWVGALVFLMTGFGLGWVNAAADYSRYLPRSSSSRGVVGWTTFGASVAPLVLLVVGLLLAGSSPDLNKAIAADPIGALTTLLPLWFLVPFALVAVLGLVGGAVLDIYSSGLALLSAGLRVPRPVAALVDGVLMVLGTIYIVFFGGEFLAQFQGFLVTLGVPVAAWCGVMLADVLLRRRDYAEQELFDPAGRYGDVRVGPIALVLVATALGWGLVTNTSADWLKWQGYLLEPFGLGGREGAWAYANLGVLLALALGFLVTLLTRQRVRAQEAA, encoded by the coding sequence ATGAGCGGTTCCCGCAAGCTCGAGGTGGAGACCAACGGCCTCGACGTGATCGACGACGCCGAGCGGCGCGGCAGGCCACGGCAGCTGTTCTGGCCGTGGTTCGGCGCGAACGTGTCGGTGCTGGGGCTGAGCTACGGCTCGTTCACTCTCGGCTTCGGCATCTCGTTCTGGCAGGCGCTGGTCGCCGGCGTGGTCGGCATCCTGTTCTCGTTCCTGCTGTGCGGGTTCATCGCGATCGCCGGCAAGCGCGGGTCGGCGCCCACGATGCTGCTCTCGCGCGCCGCCTTCGGCGTCCGCGGCAACCGGCTGCCGTCCGCGATCTCGTGGCTGCTGACGGTCGGCTGGGAAACCGTGCTGACGGCGTTGGCGACGCTGGCGACGGCGACCGTGTTCGACCGCCTCGGCTGGGGCGGCGGGACGGTGACGAAGGTGGTCGCGCTGGTGGTCGTCGCCGCGCTGACCGTCGCCGCCGGCGTGCTGGGCTTCGACGCGATCATGAAGCTGCAGACGTGGATCACCTGGATCACCGGCGTGCTGACGGTCGTCTACGTGGTCCTCGTGGCCGGTGACGTGCACTGGGAGGCGGTCAGCGCACTGCCGTCCGGCTCGGCGCAGCAGTGGGTGGGCGCGCTGGTGTTCCTGATGACCGGCTTCGGCCTCGGCTGGGTCAACGCGGCCGCCGACTACTCACGTTACCTGCCGCGCTCGTCGTCGAGCCGGGGCGTGGTCGGCTGGACGACGTTCGGCGCGTCGGTGGCGCCGCTGGTGCTGCTGGTGGTCGGGCTGCTGCTGGCCGGCTCGTCACCGGACCTGAACAAGGCGATCGCGGCGGACCCGATCGGCGCGCTGACGACGTTGCTGCCGCTGTGGTTCCTGGTGCCGTTCGCACTCGTCGCGGTACTCGGCCTGGTCGGCGGCGCGGTGCTGGACATCTACTCGTCGGGCCTGGCACTGCTGTCGGCCGGCCTGCGCGTCCCGCGCCCGGTGGCGGCGCTCGTCGACGGCGTGCTGATGGTGCTGGGCACGATCTACATCGTGTTCTTCGGCGGCGAGTTCCTCGCCCAGTTCCAGGGTTTCCTGGTCACCCTCGGCGTGCCGGTGGCGGCCTGGTGCGGCGTGATGCTCGCGGACGTCCTGCTGCGCCGCCGCGACTACGCCGAGCAGGAGCTGTTCGACCCGGCGGGCCGCTACGGCGACGTCCGCGTCGGGCCGATCGCACTGGTACTGGTGGCGACGGCGCTCGGCTGGGGCCTGGTGACGAACACGTCCGCGGACTGGCTGAAGTGGCAGGGCTACCTCCTGGAGCCGTTCGGACTGGGCGGCCGCGAAGGCGCGTGGGCGTACGCGAACCTGGGCGTCTTGCTGGCCCTGGCGCTCGGCTTCCTCGTGACGTTGCTGACGCGGCAGCGGGTCCGCGCGCAGGAGGCAGCGTGA
- a CDS encoding PfkB family carbohydrate kinase has translation MTGRLVHTGQVVLDLVMAVPALPPRGGDVMASSTNLVPGGGFNVMAAAARSGARVLYAGAHGTGVLGDLMRAALTAEGIELAHEPTPELDTGVVVALVDQTGERTFATGTGAEGRLTPAALANVLPSSDDVVYVSGYSWLHKSNRRALAEWLPHTSGSRTLFDPGPLAGELTPGDLHDLLSFVDILSCTAREADVLGELPEVAIVRDGAKGCRVHDHGRVTEVPGFPVDAVDTNGAGDTHCGVLAAELLRGSTLLDAAVRANAAAALSVTRHGPATAPDRAEIDHWVEATT, from the coding sequence ATGACCGGGCGGCTGGTGCACACCGGGCAGGTCGTCCTCGACCTGGTCATGGCGGTGCCGGCCCTGCCGCCTCGGGGCGGTGACGTCATGGCGTCTTCGACGAACCTCGTGCCCGGGGGCGGGTTCAACGTGATGGCCGCGGCCGCGCGCTCCGGTGCGCGAGTGCTCTACGCGGGCGCGCACGGCACCGGCGTGCTGGGCGACCTCATGCGTGCCGCGCTGACGGCCGAAGGCATCGAACTGGCCCACGAACCGACGCCGGAACTGGACACCGGTGTCGTCGTCGCGCTCGTCGACCAGACCGGTGAGCGCACCTTCGCGACCGGCACCGGCGCCGAAGGACGGCTGACGCCCGCGGCGCTCGCCAACGTCCTCCCATCGAGTGACGACGTCGTGTACGTGTCCGGCTACAGTTGGTTGCATAAGAGCAATCGCAGGGCTCTCGCCGAGTGGCTTCCCCACACTTCCGGCTCGAGAACCCTTTTCGATCCCGGCCCGTTGGCCGGTGAACTCACCCCCGGAGACCTTCACGACTTACTGTCCTTTGTAGACATCTTGAGCTGCACCGCGCGCGAAGCCGACGTACTCGGCGAGCTGCCGGAGGTGGCCATCGTCCGCGACGGCGCGAAGGGCTGCCGCGTCCACGACCACGGCCGCGTCACCGAGGTGCCGGGCTTCCCGGTCGACGCGGTGGACACCAACGGCGCCGGCGACACGCACTGCGGCGTGCTGGCCGCGGAGCTGCTGCGCGGCAGTACCCTCCTCGACGCCGCCGTGCGTGCCAACGCGGCGGCCGCGCTTTCGGTGACCCGGCACGGCCCGGCGACGGCACCGGACCGGGCGGAGATCGACCACTGGGTGGAGGCCACGACATGA
- a CDS encoding ADP-ribosylglycohydrolase family protein, with the protein MNARDRALGAFTGLAVGDALGMPTQSMSRAAIAATYGPVTGLLTAAAEQPIAPSMPAGSVTDDTEQAVLLARLLIDGRGTVEPDVFADALLGWEADMVRRGSADLLGPSTKRALSLLQEGIPADEAGRTGTTNGAAMRVTPVGIATPAGDLHRLVDAVVATARVTHNTSLGIAAAAAVAAAVSAGVDGASLAEALDAGERAAVVGGERGHWAPGGEIAARIHWARGWVRGMAPAAVADAVARVIGTSVASQESVVASFALAEAMGDDPPSALRLAAGLGGDTDTVAAICGAMLGAAHGVGAFRPDVVETVLAVNRLEFGPLVDELLALRRR; encoded by the coding sequence GTGAACGCGCGGGACCGGGCGCTCGGCGCGTTCACCGGACTGGCCGTCGGCGACGCACTCGGGATGCCGACGCAGTCCATGTCCCGCGCCGCGATCGCCGCCACCTACGGGCCGGTCACCGGCCTGCTGACCGCCGCCGCCGAGCAGCCGATCGCGCCGTCGATGCCCGCCGGGTCGGTCACCGACGACACCGAGCAGGCCGTCCTGCTGGCCCGGCTGCTCATCGACGGTCGGGGCACCGTCGAGCCGGACGTCTTCGCCGACGCCCTGCTCGGCTGGGAAGCGGACATGGTCCGCCGCGGCTCCGCCGACCTGCTCGGCCCCTCGACCAAACGCGCGCTTTCCCTGCTGCAGGAAGGCATCCCGGCCGACGAAGCCGGCCGCACCGGGACGACCAACGGCGCCGCCATGCGGGTCACGCCGGTCGGCATCGCCACGCCGGCCGGGGACCTGCACCGCCTGGTCGACGCCGTCGTCGCGACCGCGCGGGTCACGCACAACACCAGCCTGGGCATCGCGGCCGCCGCCGCGGTCGCGGCCGCCGTCTCCGCCGGGGTCGACGGCGCGAGCCTGGCCGAAGCGCTCGACGCGGGTGAGCGCGCCGCCGTCGTCGGCGGGGAACGCGGGCACTGGGCACCCGGCGGCGAGATCGCCGCCCGGATCCACTGGGCGCGCGGCTGGGTGCGGGGCATGGCGCCGGCCGCCGTCGCCGACGCGGTCGCCAGGGTGATCGGCACTTCGGTCGCGTCGCAGGAGTCGGTCGTGGCCTCGTTCGCGCTGGCCGAGGCCATGGGCGACGACCCGCCGTCGGCGCTGCGGCTGGCCGCCGGACTGGGCGGCGACACCGACACCGTGGCCGCGATCTGCGGGGCGATGCTCGGGGCCGCGCACGGCGTCGGCGCCTTCCGCCCCGACGTCGTCGAGACCGTTTTGGCCGTCAACCGGCTGGAATTCGGCCCGCTGGTCGACGAACTCCTCGCGCTGCGCCGTCGATGA
- a CDS encoding GntR family transcriptional regulator: MYSKREQLVGDLTDLIRSGRLANGERLPGENQLALQYQVSRGTVRSALSELQQLELISTQAGVGSFVTFDGVQLDQRIGWARALADAGAPVTTEILGIETVRDQALHEEFGQETYVAVRRLRREHDRGVSLETATVPAVGPLAELPGTGLRDDSLTKTLEAAGLVAVGGDQWISTERLDAGAAELLGRGIGELFLRAERTSVDVEGRLVERVVSLLDPDRFQFHLTFGHR; this comes from the coding sequence ATGTACAGCAAGCGGGAGCAGCTGGTCGGCGACCTCACCGACCTGATCCGCTCCGGGCGCCTCGCCAACGGCGAACGCCTCCCCGGTGAGAACCAGCTCGCCCTGCAGTACCAAGTCAGCCGCGGCACGGTCCGCAGCGCGCTGTCCGAGCTGCAGCAGCTCGAACTCATCTCCACCCAGGCCGGCGTCGGCTCGTTCGTCACCTTCGACGGCGTCCAGCTCGACCAGCGGATCGGCTGGGCCCGCGCGCTCGCCGATGCCGGCGCGCCCGTCACCACCGAAATCCTCGGCATCGAAACTGTGCGGGACCAGGCGCTCCACGAGGAATTCGGGCAGGAAACCTACGTCGCCGTCCGGCGGCTGCGGCGGGAGCACGACCGCGGGGTCTCGCTGGAGACCGCCACCGTGCCCGCCGTCGGGCCGCTCGCCGAGCTCCCCGGCACCGGGCTGCGCGACGACTCGCTCACCAAGACCCTCGAAGCCGCCGGCCTGGTCGCCGTCGGTGGCGACCAGTGGATCAGCACCGAACGCCTCGACGCCGGCGCCGCCGAACTCCTCGGCCGCGGCATCGGCGAGCTCTTCCTCCGCGCCGAACGCACCTCGGTCGACGTCGAAGGCAGGCTGGTCGAGCGGGTGGTCAGCCTGCTGGACCCGGACCGCTTCCAGTTCCACCTCACCTTCGGACACCGGTGA
- a CDS encoding VC0807 family protein, with protein MTKNGSPLQTLAIEIAVPIGVYYGLHALGASVFLSLALSGVVPLARTLYQFAKYRTLNGLALVVLVTNVVGMLLTFVSGDARMMIAKDSIGSGITGLVILVSAFTAAPIMTKTIQPFLTRGKAENEAAWDRLAGTAKFLGIMRRTSVIWGIGFVLESAARVIGAFTLPIETMVWLSTVIFVSTFAVLMVVGGKVAEQAGKLIVADARPLVAA; from the coding sequence ATGACGAAGAACGGTTCCCCGCTCCAGACCCTCGCCATCGAGATCGCCGTCCCGATCGGTGTCTACTACGGACTCCACGCGCTCGGTGCCAGCGTCTTCCTGAGCCTCGCCCTCAGCGGCGTCGTCCCGCTCGCCCGGACGCTCTACCAGTTCGCCAAGTACCGCACCCTCAACGGCCTCGCGCTGGTCGTGCTGGTCACCAACGTGGTCGGCATGCTGCTGACGTTCGTCTCCGGCGACGCCCGGATGATGATCGCGAAGGACTCGATCGGCAGCGGCATCACCGGGCTCGTCATCCTCGTCTCCGCGTTCACCGCGGCGCCGATCATGACCAAGACCATCCAGCCGTTCCTCACCCGCGGCAAGGCGGAGAACGAAGCCGCGTGGGACCGCCTGGCCGGGACCGCGAAATTCCTAGGGATCATGCGTCGCACCAGCGTCATCTGGGGGATCGGGTTCGTGCTCGAGTCCGCCGCCCGCGTGATCGGCGCCTTCACGCTGCCGATCGAGACCATGGTCTGGCTGAGCACCGTCATCTTCGTGAGCACCTTCGCGGTGCTGATGGTCGTCGGCGGGAAGGTCGCCGAGCAGGCGGGCAAGCTGATCGTCGCGGACGCCCGGCCGCTCGTCGCCGCTTGA
- the dusB gene encoding tRNA dihydrouridine synthase DusB, with product MEDVTATLSKPALKIGPYQVDPPVVLAPMAGITNVAFRQLCAEYGAGIYVCEMITARAVVERHPGTMHMMTFGANEKPRSMQLYGVDPKTMAEAVRIIVGEGLADHVDSNFGCPVAKVTRKGGGAALPFKRKLFEAIVRESARAAGDVPFTVKFRIGIDDDHRTFLDAGRIAEGEGAAAVSLHARTAAQRYSGQADWTKIAELKQAVTTIPVLGNGDIFSAADALRMVEQTGCDGVVVGRGCLGRPWLFGELEAAFASRPLPTPPNLGEVAGVLRRHAELLVQHDGETKALRDLRKHMAWYFMNFPVGSELRRGFAMVSSLPELDDLIGRLDHDAPFPDNADGPRGRQGSPGKVTLPHGWLDDPDDDCVPEAEDMHSGG from the coding sequence ATGGAGGACGTGACCGCCACCCTGAGCAAGCCCGCCCTGAAGATCGGCCCATACCAGGTCGATCCCCCAGTGGTGCTCGCCCCGATGGCCGGCATCACCAACGTCGCCTTCCGGCAGCTGTGCGCCGAGTACGGCGCGGGCATCTACGTGTGCGAGATGATCACCGCCCGCGCCGTCGTCGAACGGCACCCCGGCACCATGCACATGATGACCTTCGGGGCGAACGAAAAGCCCAGGTCGATGCAGCTTTACGGCGTTGACCCGAAGACCATGGCCGAAGCCGTCCGCATCATCGTCGGCGAGGGGCTCGCCGACCACGTCGACAGCAACTTCGGCTGCCCGGTCGCGAAGGTGACGCGCAAGGGCGGCGGGGCGGCGCTGCCGTTCAAGCGGAAGCTGTTCGAAGCCATCGTGCGCGAGTCGGCGCGGGCGGCGGGCGACGTCCCGTTCACGGTCAAGTTCCGCATCGGCATCGACGACGACCACCGCACCTTCCTCGACGCCGGCCGCATCGCCGAGGGCGAGGGCGCGGCCGCCGTCAGCCTGCACGCGCGCACGGCCGCGCAGCGCTACTCCGGGCAGGCCGACTGGACCAAGATCGCCGAGCTCAAGCAGGCCGTGACCACCATCCCGGTGCTCGGCAACGGCGACATCTTCTCCGCCGCCGACGCCCTGCGCATGGTCGAGCAGACGGGCTGCGACGGCGTCGTCGTCGGCCGCGGCTGCCTGGGCCGACCGTGGCTGTTCGGCGAGCTGGAGGCCGCCTTCGCCAGCCGCCCGCTGCCGACCCCGCCGAACCTGGGCGAGGTCGCCGGTGTCCTGCGCCGCCACGCGGAGCTGCTCGTCCAGCACGACGGCGAGACCAAGGCCCTGCGCGACCTGCGCAAGCACATGGCCTGGTACTTCATGAACTTCCCGGTCGGCTCCGAACTCCGCCGCGGCTTCGCGATGGTGTCCAGCCTCCCCGAGCTGGACGACCTCATCGGCCGCCTCGACCACGACGCCCCGTTCCCCGACAACGCCGACGGCCCCCGCGGCCGCCAAGGCTCCCCGGGCAAGGTCACACTGCCGCACGGCTGGCTCGACGACCCGGACGACGACTGCGTCCCGGAAGCGGAAGACATGCACTCAGGCGGCTGA